The following coding sequences are from one Apodemus sylvaticus chromosome X, mApoSyl1.1, whole genome shotgun sequence window:
- the LOC127674517 gene encoding testis-specific protein TSX-like yields the protein MSEKPSPKTSEAECSAADLPEFEDEERWLFKVLGIKHRSSSALDDDSNKQEDEPLGHAEFLRLQDILQEDKVSSTDDNDPCGAGCTEDDESSHSDSDIDDNVRVIIGNIKANPSKYMEALSDLNSQADQDLGIAESDDAANPTD from the exons ATGTCTGAAAAGCCAAGCCCTAAGACCTCCGAAGCAGAATGCAGTGCAGCGGACTTACCGGAATTCGAAGACGAAGAACGCTGGCTTTTCAAAG TTCTGGGAATCAAGCATAGGTCTTCCTCTGCTCTGG ATGATGACAGCAATAAGCAGGAGGATGAGCCATTGGG CCACGCTGAATTTCTTCGCCTGCAAGATATTCTTCAAGAGGACAAAGTCAGCAGTACTGATGATAACGACCCTTGCGGAGCT GGATGTACTGAAGATGATGAGAGTAGTCACAGTGACAGTGACATTGACGATAATGTGAGAGTCATCATTGGCAACATTAAAGCAAACCCCTccaagtatat GGAGGCGCTCAGTGATCTGAACTCACAAGCTGACCAAGACCTGGGAATAGCAGAATCAG ACGATGCCGCAAACCCAACTGATTAA